A section of the Microbulbifer pacificus genome encodes:
- a CDS encoding chemotaxis protein CheW produces MSGLDALPTTELPQEVSSLLLPLADGHLLVPVDTLSEIIALQSPVSAFDAPDWYMGELHWRELRLPLVSFEVMRGNPMPVLRSNCRIAVLSSGNGDGDLPFFAVVLQGTPRLVRVTPEELVAREGECAMGELMHVALSGELAVIPDLSTIEEVCLEYRNRR; encoded by the coding sequence ATGAGCGGATTAGACGCCCTGCCCACCACCGAACTGCCACAGGAAGTGAGCAGCCTGCTGCTGCCACTGGCGGATGGCCACCTGCTGGTGCCGGTGGATACGCTATCGGAAATCATCGCCCTGCAGAGCCCGGTTTCCGCGTTCGACGCGCCGGACTGGTATATGGGCGAGCTGCATTGGCGGGAGCTGCGCTTGCCGCTGGTGTCGTTTGAGGTAATGCGCGGTAATCCTATGCCGGTATTGCGCAGTAACTGCCGCATCGCGGTGCTGAGCAGTGGCAACGGTGACGGCGACCTGCCGTTTTTCGCCGTGGTCCTGCAGGGCACTCCGCGGCTGGTAAGGGTTACCCCGGAAGAGCTGGTGGCACGTGAAGGCGAGTGCGCCATGGGCGAACTGATGCACGTGGCTCTGTCAGGTGAGTTGGCGGTGATTCCAGACCTGTCGACGATTGAGGAAGTCTGCCTCGAGTACCGCAATCGCCGTTGA
- a CDS encoding hybrid sensor histidine kinase/response regulator, translating to MSRDNPNFVALDWLIGEINETLAQARQQLETFASDSSIADASSDSSGLLKNCLNLIHQVHGSLHMAELTGAAMLAEEMEQLVHALASGEVENSDETREFLMRALLELPLYLEKIAFQRRDNAVLLLPLLNDLRAVRRERLITEGALFSPNLSALEFATGERQPLLGNNAKLQDLVAKLRKMYHVAAASLIRDVNSGESIAYLNKVCEKMALLYSGSQRQHLWEILRGLLEGIADHRVNVLPALRQLLRRIDVEFRLLAGQGARVLDARPDHDLLRNLLFYVYLSGPNGPRTSALYQQFALDQAVPGTPRPDTEAALAMGPEAMGTAVVALREELANVREALDPSIANGERPPLADTANVAKRIADTLGVLGLENQRTRARAIYEYLRDASRSADPDELLMQAASELVQLDSGLAATVERDRRNDSESPLMGEATSRVLREARIGLETVKEAVVEYIASHWDAGHLAPVPTRLQEVCGGLDMVGYRRAAEIVGACRAYIEERLISAGDQPDWKLLDTLADAVTSVEYYLERRADGIEDADMLLALAEDSVATLGYAVADGEGSGEVETPVVVDTSAVDDGAGDTADFAAEFVFDEADTAVSGSDEAPLVVEADSPSDEEQSALASFEFSLDIDEAGSTASTAATADTYSEPESEDPLAGLSASLVQEASAARASESSDDSSLLEASWFAADEPAHTAEENASETAAEPIASNMPEAPAAALAPMLDDDDDASIIDEEILEIFLEEAGEVLDTINHYFPMWAANFDNRDALVEFRRGFHTLKGSGRMVEALEVGELAWAVENMLNRVLDETVTPGRAHVLLIEQVIAKLPSMVEGFRTQTGDPDPARTAELEAWAKQLSHGGIPEALLQSAPAAAVPEVEDSHRGHIDDNIDDNAQLWEIFAQEAETHLATVAEFLAEMARAAPVYGIPSDPLHRALHTLKGSAHMAEVTQVAELMAPLERFVKELRTYQVAIDSDIFELISDAASYVKAVLNQIYRGEPLYVERAEQYLARVAELQERAVGHLIREREANEPKAVDPQLLAVIMADGMRVLLDADQMLNQWRQHPGETAILLPVAEELDVLQQAAGQAQLPALQELSQLLLAVYRQVIDGHLEEEPALWAALEQGHNELLDLVDAVAASTDLPPVSEVVGEALRTLAQGDDGASDEDIDLSEYGIDSSEFTFDEEILVAAPVGADEAEVEDMEVVAAEDADEQLLADLSFDDLLAAESEIDAAAPGAEPEIALELPADMEVDVAVAEAIGADTLELDGIEFATAEAIDDADAAELELADIPTESALTVEEYLDDVSLADFELPAALQNDLDTGAEQVRDAVASAPPAPEVEVPAAVAAADDEVSATQRALLADIDPDVVEVFLEEAGDLMDELEELIQNWEQSPDDRGAPEALKRVLHTFKGGARMAALMGLGEVAHRFETVIENMQSGSSPSAAFFADAHRIYDRLMTGVETVRAWMGGEEIGSFCALLETRWADERVAEETAVADEQPSAAVVAGEGAFVDVADADEDVHEEPENDSYAPPVEVIEKAAVPVPAAAPSTNVLPFVRKSKNVGDRNGGQPRNQPQEMVRVASELLEELVNLAGETSISRGRLEEQVSEFGLALDEMDSTLSRLNEQLRRLDKETEAQIHFRQEQLAEQDVDFDPLEMDRYSSIQHLSRSLLESTSDLLELRQTLGNKARDTETLLLQQSRVNTELQEGLMRSRMVPFSRLVPRLRRIVRQVSAELGKQVDLVFSNVEGELDRSMLERMVAPLEHMLRNAVDHGIESPQKRRDTGKSERGRIAVALAREGSEVVITISDDGAGINLMRVREKAIESGLMRPDAELSNNEIMQFILHAGFSTAEKVTQISGRGVGMDVVSAEIKQIGGSVSIASQAGKGTEFVVRLPFTVSVNRALMVKVGDDLFALPLNTIEGIVRLSPFELEHYYRTPEARFEYAGEPYQVNYFGSLLQSSAQPRLAVEDMQMPVLLVRSENTAMALQVDAIMGSREIVVKSLGPQFASVQGVSGATVTGDGTVVVILDAHALLRKHAALLARPEAPLLQEIAATSGREQAEAQKLVMVVDDSVTVRKVTTRFLEREGYRVITAKDGQDAIIQLQDVIPDVMLLDIEMPRMDGFEVARNIRSSSRLRNIPIIMITSRTGKKHRDHALSLGVNHYLGKPYQEEILLGAIRDYTESRADV from the coding sequence GTGAGTCGCGACAATCCCAATTTTGTGGCCCTGGATTGGCTGATAGGCGAAATCAACGAGACGCTGGCCCAGGCGCGCCAGCAGCTGGAAACCTTTGCCTCGGATTCCTCCATCGCGGACGCCTCTTCTGACAGCTCCGGGCTGCTGAAAAACTGCCTGAACCTGATTCACCAGGTCCACGGCAGCCTGCATATGGCGGAGCTCACCGGCGCAGCCATGCTCGCCGAAGAAATGGAACAACTGGTGCACGCGCTGGCCAGTGGCGAAGTGGAAAACAGCGATGAAACCCGCGAATTCCTCATGCGTGCGCTGCTGGAACTGCCCCTGTACCTGGAAAAAATTGCCTTCCAGCGTCGCGACAACGCGGTGTTGTTGCTACCCCTGCTGAACGACCTGCGTGCGGTGCGCCGCGAGCGCCTGATTACCGAGGGCGCGCTGTTTTCGCCGAACCTGTCCGCACTGGAATTTGCCACCGGCGAGCGTCAGCCACTGCTTGGCAACAATGCCAAACTGCAGGACCTGGTAGCCAAGCTGCGCAAAATGTATCACGTGGCCGCCGCCTCCCTGATCCGCGACGTCAACAGCGGCGAGAGCATCGCTTACCTCAACAAGGTGTGTGAAAAAATGGCTCTGCTCTACAGCGGTAGCCAGCGCCAGCACCTGTGGGAAATCCTGCGCGGCCTGCTCGAGGGCATTGCCGATCACCGGGTCAACGTGCTGCCGGCACTGCGCCAACTGCTGCGCCGTATTGATGTGGAATTCCGCCTGCTCGCAGGGCAGGGCGCGCGGGTACTGGATGCGCGTCCGGATCACGACCTGCTGCGCAACCTGCTGTTTTACGTCTACCTCTCCGGCCCCAACGGCCCGCGCACGAGCGCGCTGTACCAGCAATTTGCCCTGGACCAGGCCGTGCCCGGCACCCCCCGCCCGGATACCGAAGCCGCGCTCGCCATGGGCCCCGAGGCCATGGGGACCGCGGTGGTGGCGCTGCGGGAGGAGCTCGCGAATGTGCGCGAGGCGCTGGACCCGAGTATTGCCAATGGCGAGCGCCCACCGCTGGCCGACACCGCTAACGTCGCCAAACGCATCGCCGACACCCTGGGCGTGCTGGGGCTGGAAAACCAGCGCACCCGCGCCCGTGCCATCTACGAATACTTGCGCGATGCCTCGCGCAGCGCCGACCCGGATGAGCTGCTGATGCAGGCCGCTTCCGAGCTGGTGCAGCTGGACTCCGGCCTTGCCGCCACGGTGGAACGCGACCGGCGCAATGACAGCGAATCGCCGCTGATGGGCGAAGCTACCAGCCGCGTACTACGCGAGGCCCGTATCGGCCTCGAAACCGTGAAGGAAGCGGTGGTCGAATACATCGCCAGTCACTGGGATGCAGGGCACCTCGCGCCAGTACCCACGCGCCTGCAGGAAGTCTGTGGCGGCCTCGACATGGTGGGATACCGGCGTGCGGCGGAGATCGTCGGCGCCTGTAGGGCCTATATCGAGGAGCGTCTGATCAGCGCCGGCGACCAACCGGACTGGAAACTGTTGGATACCCTCGCCGATGCGGTAACCAGCGTAGAGTACTACCTCGAGCGCCGCGCCGACGGCATCGAAGACGCGGACATGTTGCTGGCGCTGGCGGAAGACAGTGTTGCCACCCTCGGCTACGCCGTCGCCGATGGCGAAGGTTCGGGGGAAGTCGAGACTCCGGTTGTTGTCGATACCTCCGCGGTCGATGACGGCGCCGGCGATACCGCCGATTTCGCCGCGGAGTTTGTCTTCGACGAAGCCGATACCGCCGTATCCGGGTCCGACGAAGCCCCGCTGGTGGTGGAAGCGGATTCCCCAAGTGACGAAGAGCAGAGCGCCCTAGCCAGTTTTGAGTTTTCCCTCGATATCGACGAGGCCGGTTCTACAGCAAGCACTGCCGCCACAGCAGATACCTATTCTGAGCCCGAGAGCGAAGATCCGCTCGCCGGGCTTTCCGCCTCACTGGTGCAAGAGGCCAGTGCCGCGCGCGCCAGTGAGTCCAGTGACGACTCTTCCCTGCTGGAAGCGAGCTGGTTTGCGGCCGATGAACCCGCGCACACCGCGGAAGAGAACGCTAGCGAAACCGCAGCAGAGCCTATCGCAAGCAATATGCCGGAAGCGCCGGCCGCTGCCCTGGCACCTATGCTGGATGACGACGATGACGCCAGTATCATCGACGAGGAAATTCTGGAAATCTTCCTCGAGGAAGCCGGTGAGGTGCTCGACACCATCAACCACTATTTCCCGATGTGGGCGGCGAATTTCGACAATCGCGACGCGCTGGTGGAGTTCCGCCGCGGCTTCCACACCCTGAAGGGCTCTGGCCGCATGGTGGAAGCGCTGGAGGTGGGCGAGCTGGCGTGGGCGGTGGAAAACATGTTGAACCGGGTACTCGACGAAACCGTCACCCCGGGCCGCGCCCATGTGCTGCTGATCGAGCAGGTCATTGCCAAGCTGCCGTCCATGGTGGAGGGCTTCCGCACCCAGACGGGCGATCCCGACCCGGCGCGCACCGCCGAGCTGGAGGCCTGGGCCAAACAGCTGTCTCACGGCGGAATACCGGAGGCGCTTCTGCAGTCAGCGCCGGCGGCCGCTGTGCCGGAGGTGGAAGACAGTCACCGCGGCCACATTGACGACAATATCGACGACAACGCGCAGCTGTGGGAAATCTTTGCCCAGGAGGCGGAGACGCACCTGGCCACGGTGGCGGAATTCCTCGCCGAAATGGCGCGCGCCGCACCCGTCTACGGCATTCCCTCGGATCCGCTGCATCGCGCACTGCACACACTGAAAGGCTCCGCGCACATGGCGGAAGTCACCCAGGTGGCGGAGTTGATGGCGCCGCTCGAGCGCTTTGTGAAAGAGCTGCGCACCTATCAGGTGGCCATCGACAGCGACATCTTTGAACTGATCAGCGATGCCGCCAGCTATGTAAAGGCTGTGCTCAACCAGATTTACCGCGGCGAGCCGCTGTACGTGGAACGCGCCGAGCAGTATCTGGCACGGGTCGCCGAATTACAGGAGCGCGCCGTGGGTCACCTGATCCGCGAGCGCGAGGCCAACGAGCCCAAGGCGGTCGACCCACAATTGCTGGCAGTCATTATGGCCGATGGCATGCGGGTGCTGCTGGACGCGGACCAGATGCTAAACCAGTGGCGGCAACACCCGGGCGAAACAGCCATTCTGTTGCCAGTAGCCGAAGAGCTGGATGTACTGCAGCAGGCCGCCGGCCAGGCGCAGTTGCCGGCGCTGCAGGAACTGTCCCAGTTGCTGCTGGCAGTCTACCGCCAGGTGATCGACGGTCACCTGGAGGAGGAGCCCGCGCTGTGGGCAGCGCTGGAGCAGGGGCACAATGAATTGCTGGATCTGGTGGACGCGGTGGCCGCGTCTACCGATCTGCCGCCGGTGAGTGAAGTGGTGGGCGAAGCCCTGCGCACTCTGGCTCAGGGCGATGACGGTGCCAGCGATGAGGATATCGATCTCTCCGAGTACGGCATCGACAGCAGCGAATTCACCTTCGACGAAGAGATTCTCGTCGCTGCGCCTGTGGGCGCCGATGAGGCCGAAGTCGAGGATATGGAGGTGGTTGCCGCTGAGGATGCCGACGAGCAGCTGCTGGCGGACCTGAGCTTTGACGACCTGCTGGCCGCGGAATCCGAGATCGATGCCGCGGCACCGGGCGCGGAACCAGAGATTGCCCTCGAGCTGCCTGCCGACATGGAAGTTGATGTCGCAGTGGCTGAGGCCATTGGCGCGGATACGCTTGAACTGGATGGCATTGAATTCGCAACCGCAGAAGCCATCGACGATGCCGATGCAGCAGAACTCGAGCTCGCGGATATTCCGACCGAGAGTGCCCTGACCGTAGAGGAATACCTCGACGACGTGTCCCTCGCGGACTTCGAGCTGCCAGCAGCGCTGCAGAACGATCTGGATACCGGCGCCGAACAGGTGCGCGATGCGGTTGCTTCCGCACCGCCCGCGCCGGAAGTGGAAGTGCCGGCAGCGGTTGCTGCGGCCGATGATGAGGTCAGCGCCACCCAGCGCGCGCTGCTCGCGGACATCGACCCGGATGTGGTGGAAGTCTTCCTGGAGGAAGCCGGCGACCTGATGGATGAGCTTGAAGAGTTGATCCAGAACTGGGAGCAGTCGCCGGATGACAGGGGCGCGCCGGAAGCACTGAAACGCGTATTGCACACCTTCAAGGGCGGCGCGCGCATGGCGGCGCTGATGGGCCTTGGTGAAGTGGCGCACCGCTTTGAAACCGTGATTGAAAACATGCAGAGCGGCAGCTCGCCTTCGGCGGCGTTCTTTGCCGACGCTCACCGCATATACGATCGCCTCATGACCGGCGTCGAAACCGTGCGTGCGTGGATGGGCGGTGAGGAAATCGGGTCTTTCTGTGCACTGCTGGAAACCCGCTGGGCAGACGAGCGGGTTGCAGAAGAGACCGCCGTCGCAGATGAGCAGCCGAGTGCTGCCGTCGTCGCCGGGGAGGGTGCGTTTGTCGATGTGGCCGACGCGGACGAAGACGTCCACGAAGAACCCGAAAATGACAGCTATGCGCCGCCGGTAGAAGTGATCGAAAAAGCGGCTGTGCCGGTGCCCGCTGCGGCCCCCTCGACCAACGTGCTGCCGTTTGTGCGCAAGTCGAAAAATGTCGGCGATCGCAACGGCGGCCAGCCTCGCAACCAGCCCCAGGAAATGGTGCGGGTGGCGTCTGAACTGCTGGAAGAACTGGTTAACCTCGCCGGTGAAACCTCGATTTCCCGAGGTCGTCTGGAAGAACAGGTATCGGAGTTCGGTCTCGCCCTCGATGAGATGGACTCCACCCTGAGTCGCCTGAACGAACAGCTGCGTCGCCTGGACAAAGAAACCGAAGCCCAGATCCATTTCCGCCAGGAGCAGCTGGCCGAGCAGGACGTGGACTTTGACCCGCTGGAAATGGACCGCTACTCGTCCATCCAGCACCTGTCGCGCTCGCTGTTGGAATCCACCTCGGATTTGCTGGAATTGCGCCAGACCCTGGGCAACAAGGCGCGGGACACCGAAACCCTGTTGCTGCAGCAGTCACGGGTAAATACCGAACTGCAGGAAGGCCTGATGCGCAGCCGCATGGTGCCTTTCTCCCGCCTGGTACCGCGCCTGCGCCGTATTGTGCGCCAGGTGAGTGCCGAGCTCGGCAAGCAGGTGGACCTGGTGTTCTCCAACGTGGAAGGCGAACTGGACCGATCCATGCTGGAGCGCATGGTGGCTCCGCTGGAACACATGCTGCGTAACGCCGTGGACCACGGCATCGAGTCGCCGCAGAAGCGCCGTGACACCGGCAAGTCTGAACGGGGCCGCATCGCCGTGGCGCTGGCGCGGGAAGGCAGTGAGGTGGTGATCACCATCAGCGATGACGGCGCCGGTATCAACCTGATGCGGGTGCGCGAGAAGGCCATTGAAAGCGGCCTGATGCGGCCGGACGCCGAGCTGTCCAATAACGAGATCATGCAGTTCATCCTGCACGCGGGCTTTAGTACCGCCGAGAAAGTGACACAGATTTCCGGGCGCGGCGTGGGTATGGACGTGGTGTCTGCTGAAATCAAACAGATTGGCGGCAGTGTGAGCATCGCCTCGCAGGCCGGCAAGGGCACCGAGTTCGTGGTGCGCCTGCCATTTACCGTATCGGTCAACCGCGCGTTGATGGTGAAGGTAGGGGACGACCTGTTCGCGCTGCCGTTGAACACCATCGAGGGTATCGTGCGTCTCAGCCCGTTCGAGCTGGAGCACTATTACCGCACCCCGGAGGCGCGCTTCGAATACGCCGGTGAGCCCTACCAGGTGAACTATTTCGGCAGCCTGTTGCAATCCAGTGCACAGCCGCGCCTGGCGGTGGAAGATATGCAGATGCCGGTGCTGCTGGTGCGTTCGGAAAATACCGCCATGGCACTGCAGGTAGACGCGATCATGGGCAGCCGCGAAATCGTGGTGAAGAGCCTCGGGCCGCAGTTTGCCAGTGTGCAGGGGGTTTCCGGGGCTACCGTAACCGGTGACGGGACAGTGGTAGTGATTCTCGACGCCCACGCGCTGCTGCGTAAGCACGCCGCGCTGCTGGCGCGCCCGGAGGCACCGCTGCTGCAGGAAATTGCCGCCACCAGCGGCCGCGAACAGGCGGAGGCACAGAAACTGGTGATGGTTGTGGACGACTCGGTGACCGTGCGCAAGGTGACCACCCGCTTCCTCGAGCGGGAGGGTTATCGCGTGATCACTGCCAAAGACGGCCAGGATGCGATCATCCAACTACAGGATGTGATCCCGGATGTGATGCTGCTGGATATCGAAATGCCACGTATGGACGGCTTCGAGGTAGCGCGCAATATCCGCTCCAGTAGTCGCCTGCGGAATATTCCGATCATCATGATCACTTCCAGGACCGGCAAGAAGCACCGCGATCACGCGCTGTCGCTGGGGGTAAACCACTACCTGGGTAAACCCTATCAGGAGGAAATCCTGTTGGGCGCGATCCGCGACTACACCGAATCCAGGGCGGACGTGTGA
- a CDS encoding methyl-accepting chemotaxis protein, translated as MKTGSQSSFSALRSNSAAVFMGLLVLATLIGLFVSIYLVQSYAGRDQGYQEDVAELRALSYQMVSYAPAATAGDEQAFADLEKVVNQMAATWNELQGMDPGSKRALEQELAVYGQVWRQMREQADTIIGNKDSIIFLNDVASTLNDSLPELQAEHNNIVEILLANNAPANQVEQAQLQVWRAERIGRNIDKMLQGGDDAESAADQFNTDASLFGKVVEGMKGGDVVMGISRVTDGEARESLEEITELFEFVSSSVREIFEATPALFATRQAADGIAASSPQLLEALSVLNDRIGGLSSERQPNNQTIFIIAGVFVLLIFAMMIQAFSGTRRSLRAESETNERNQQAIMQLLDELADLADGDLTTSATVTEAFTGAIADSINYTIDQLRVLVSRINGAAQEVSSLSQETQQTALHLAEASEHQAQEIAGASAAVNEMAVTIDQVSANAAESAQVAERSVQIASNGAKVVQNTIKGMDTIREQIQDTSKRIKRLGESSQEIGDIVSLINDIADQTNILALNAAIQASMAGDAGRGFAVVADEVQRLAERSAAATKQIEGLVKAIQSDTNEAVVSMESTTTEVVRGARLAQDAGVALEEIETVSTNLASLIQNISNAARQQASSAGHISNTMNVIQEITSQTSAGTQATAQSIGNLAQTASALRDSVAGFKLPSHDDVDGESDLYDGDLAQLSEEFPMLDDEAAEDELDMLTAAERSGRAMA; from the coding sequence ATGAAAACAGGCTCCCAGAGTTCATTTTCCGCGCTGCGCAGTAACAGTGCGGCGGTGTTTATGGGTCTGCTGGTACTCGCCACACTGATTGGACTGTTCGTCAGTATCTATTTGGTGCAGAGCTACGCTGGCCGGGACCAGGGGTATCAGGAAGACGTGGCGGAACTGCGCGCCCTGTCCTATCAGATGGTGTCCTACGCACCGGCGGCCACCGCCGGCGACGAGCAGGCATTCGCGGACCTGGAAAAGGTGGTCAACCAGATGGCCGCCACCTGGAACGAGTTGCAGGGCATGGACCCGGGCAGCAAGCGCGCGCTGGAGCAGGAGCTGGCGGTATATGGCCAGGTATGGCGCCAGATGCGCGAACAGGCCGACACCATTATCGGTAACAAGGATTCGATCATCTTCCTGAACGATGTGGCGAGCACCCTGAATGACTCGCTGCCGGAACTGCAGGCAGAGCACAACAACATCGTGGAAATCCTGCTGGCCAACAACGCCCCGGCCAACCAGGTGGAGCAGGCCCAGCTGCAGGTATGGCGCGCCGAGCGTATCGGCCGGAACATCGACAAGATGCTGCAGGGCGGCGACGACGCGGAATCCGCTGCGGACCAGTTCAATACCGACGCCAGCCTGTTCGGTAAAGTGGTTGAAGGTATGAAAGGCGGTGACGTGGTGATGGGCATCTCCCGCGTGACCGACGGAGAGGCGCGAGAGTCTCTGGAAGAGATTACCGAACTGTTCGAATTCGTAAGCTCCTCCGTACGTGAAATCTTCGAAGCGACCCCGGCGCTGTTCGCCACCCGCCAGGCGGCGGACGGTATTGCGGCATCCTCCCCGCAGCTGCTGGAAGCGCTGTCTGTTCTGAACGACCGCATCGGCGGGTTGTCCAGTGAGCGCCAGCCTAACAACCAGACCATTTTCATCATTGCCGGTGTATTCGTACTGTTGATCTTCGCCATGATGATCCAGGCCTTCTCCGGTACCCGCCGCAGCCTGCGCGCAGAATCCGAAACCAACGAGCGCAACCAGCAGGCGATTATGCAGCTGCTGGATGAACTGGCCGACCTCGCGGACGGTGACCTGACAACCTCCGCCACCGTAACCGAGGCCTTCACCGGTGCGATTGCGGACTCCATCAACTACACCATCGACCAGCTGCGTGTGCTGGTATCGCGAATCAACGGTGCCGCGCAGGAAGTATCCTCCCTGTCCCAGGAAACCCAGCAGACCGCTCTGCACCTGGCCGAGGCTTCCGAGCACCAGGCGCAGGAAATTGCCGGTGCCTCCGCTGCGGTTAACGAGATGGCGGTGACCATTGACCAGGTTTCTGCGAACGCCGCGGAGTCCGCGCAGGTAGCGGAGCGCTCGGTGCAGATCGCGAGCAACGGCGCCAAGGTGGTGCAGAACACCATCAAGGGCATGGACACCATCCGCGAGCAGATTCAGGACACCTCCAAACGAATCAAGCGTCTGGGTGAGTCCTCCCAGGAGATTGGTGACATCGTAAGCCTGATTAACGACATTGCCGACCAGACCAACATTCTGGCTCTTAACGCCGCAATCCAGGCCTCTATGGCTGGCGACGCGGGCCGCGGCTTCGCGGTGGTTGCGGACGAGGTTCAGCGCCTCGCGGAACGTTCCGCCGCCGCCACCAAGCAGATTGAAGGCCTGGTAAAAGCGATTCAGTCCGATACCAACGAAGCGGTTGTGTCGATGGAATCCACCACTACCGAGGTGGTGCGCGGTGCCCGTCTGGCGCAGGACGCGGGTGTTGCCCTGGAAGAGATTGAAACGGTATCCACCAACCTCGCATCCTTGATTCAGAACATTTCCAACGCGGCGCGCCAGCAGGCCTCCTCCGCGGGTCACATTTCCAACACGATGAACGTGATTCAGGAAATTACCTCGCAGACTTCTGCCGGTACCCAGGCCACGGCACAGTCCATTGGTAACCTGGCCCAGACCGCCTCCGCACTGCGCGATTCTGTTGCCGGCTTCAAACTGCCGAGCCATGACGATGTGGACGGTGAGAGCGATCTGTACGACGGCGATCTGGCCCAGCTTTCGGAAGAATTCCCGATGCTGGATGACGAGGCCGCCGAAGACGAGCTCGACATGCTCACCGCGGCAGAGCGCAGCGGTCGGGCCATGGCCTGA
- a CDS encoding chemotaxis protein CheW codes for MQPTLTPYLALVDIANRAKAQAKGLPARQEVKPYWTGIGFSILGHRLVSAMEDVVELLEVPQYTFIPGVQPWVRGVANVRGRLLPLVDLAAFFGGHLASPRQRRRVLVLEQGKLYVGLIVDELHGMQHLALEFGKLPPADLAESFAPMISGQFELQQGRWLVFDLQALVNDFQFADAAAH; via the coding sequence GTGCAACCAACTCTTACCCCCTATCTGGCGCTGGTTGATATTGCCAACCGCGCAAAAGCGCAGGCCAAGGGGCTCCCTGCCCGCCAGGAAGTCAAACCCTACTGGACGGGCATCGGATTTTCTATTCTGGGGCACCGTTTAGTCTCCGCCATGGAAGACGTGGTGGAATTGCTGGAGGTTCCCCAGTACACCTTCATTCCCGGGGTCCAACCCTGGGTGCGCGGGGTGGCCAATGTGCGCGGCCGCCTGTTGCCGCTGGTCGATCTGGCTGCGTTCTTCGGCGGCCACCTTGCCAGTCCGCGCCAGCGCCGCCGGGTGCTGGTGCTGGAGCAGGGCAAACTCTATGTCGGCCTGATCGTCGACGAACTTCACGGTATGCAGCATCTCGCGCTGGAATTCGGCAAGTTGCCGCCAGCGGATCTGGCGGAGTCTTTCGCTCCCATGATCAGCGGCCAGTTCGAGTTGCAGCAGGGGCGCTGGTTGGTGTTCGACCTGCAGGCCCTGGTCAACGATTTTCAATTTGCGGATGCCGCGGCTCACTGA
- the pilH gene encoding twitching motility response regulator PilH: MARVLIVDDSPTETHKLTTMLEKNGHALLTATNGEAGVGVAREHRPDVILMDIVMPGLNGFQATRQLSKNGDTSGIPIVIVTTKDQDTDRVWGMRQGARAYLTKPVDESKLLGTIEEVLA, encoded by the coding sequence ATGGCCAGAGTACTAATCGTCGACGACTCGCCAACCGAAACTCACAAGCTGACCACCATGCTGGAAAAGAACGGCCACGCGCTACTGACTGCGACCAATGGCGAAGCCGGTGTCGGTGTTGCCCGCGAACATCGTCCCGATGTCATCCTGATGGATATCGTGATGCCGGGCCTGAATGGCTTTCAGGCCACCCGCCAGCTCAGCAAAAATGGTGATACCAGCGGTATTCCCATTGTGATCGTCACCACCAAGGATCAGGACACCGACCGTGTGTGGGGGATGCGCCAGGGCGCGCGTGCCTACCTGACCAAGCCTGTGGATGAGAGCAAGCTGCTCGGCACCATCGAGGAGGTGTTGGCCTGA
- the pilG gene encoding twitching motility response regulator PilG, which produces MELNWESLTVMVIDDSKTIRRTAETLLQKAGCAVVTATDGFDALAKIADSRPDIIFVDIMMPRLDGYQTCALIKNNSEFRSTPVIMLSSKDGLFDKAKGRVVGCDQYLTKPFSKSELLGAISAHAKPHHAA; this is translated from the coding sequence ATGGAGCTCAACTGGGAAAGTCTCACCGTGATGGTGATTGACGACAGTAAAACCATTCGTCGCACCGCGGAAACGCTGCTGCAAAAAGCGGGTTGTGCGGTGGTTACCGCCACTGATGGCTTCGATGCCTTGGCCAAGATTGCCGATTCGCGTCCGGACATCATTTTCGTAGACATCATGATGCCGCGTCTCGACGGCTATCAGACCTGTGCGCTGATCAAGAACAACAGTGAATTTCGCAGCACGCCGGTAATCATGCTGTCCAGCAAGGACGGCCTGTTCGATAAGGCCAAGGGTCGTGTGGTGGGTTGCGACCAGTATCTCACCAAGCCGTTCAGCAAAAGTGAACTGCTGGGTGCGATTTCCGCCCACGCCAAACCTCATCACGCAGCCTGA